A DNA window from Niabella yanshanensis contains the following coding sequences:
- a CDS encoding response regulator transcription factor, producing MKSRILFVEDEIDLGNVVTQYLQLMNFEVDLKTTAEEALETFKQKTGYYDLLITDIQLPGMDGFEFAGQVKKADETVPFLFLTARNEKKDRIAGLKLGADDYINKPFDIDELVLRVTNIIRRNSKGLSVEAEADKETTLTIGDIIFRKDVFKISVGSAGKSISLTVREASLLEYMYQHKNAVIKREDILIQLWGENDYFLGRSLDVFISRLRKLLAESKKVKIENVYGVGFIFSVK from the coding sequence ATGAAGAGTAGAATTCTTTTTGTAGAAGATGAAATAGACCTGGGTAATGTGGTGACACAGTATCTTCAGCTGATGAATTTTGAAGTGGACCTGAAAACCACTGCAGAAGAGGCTTTAGAGACCTTTAAGCAAAAAACCGGGTATTATGATCTGCTGATAACAGATATACAACTGCCTGGCATGGATGGCTTTGAATTTGCAGGTCAGGTTAAGAAAGCAGATGAAACCGTTCCCTTTCTTTTTTTGACAGCCAGGAACGAAAAGAAAGATCGTATTGCCGGATTGAAATTAGGTGCTGATGACTACATCAATAAACCTTTTGATATAGACGAACTTGTATTGAGAGTGACCAATATTATTCGCAGAAATAGTAAAGGATTATCTGTTGAGGCCGAAGCAGATAAGGAGACAACGCTTACGATAGGGGATATTATCTTTCGCAAAGACGTATTTAAAATATCGGTAGGAAGCGCTGGAAAAAGTATTTCGCTGACAGTAAGAGAAGCCAGCCTGCTTGAGTATATGTACCAGCATAAGAACGCCGTGATTAAGCGGGAAGATATTTTGATACAGCTTTGGGGTGAGAATGATTATTTTCTGGGAAGAAGCCTGGATGTATTTATATCCAGGTTGCGCAAGTTGCTTGCTGAGTCAAAAAAAGTGAAGATTGAGAATGTTTATGGTGTCGGTTTTATTTTTAGTGTAAAGTAA
- a CDS encoding gluconokinase produces the protein MGVSGSGKSSVGKAIADEQKRVFIDGDDLHPQANINKMSKGIPLTDADRQGWLDTIVTGAKTMIRRGKAGVMTCSALKRQYRDRLRSGISSVKFLYLKASYEKVSQQSGARQGHFMPVSLLRSQFDLLQEPDETEEDVITVEVQESLEATIAIALKELVYK, from the coding sequence ATGGGTGTATCCGGCAGTGGTAAATCCTCTGTAGGTAAAGCTATAGCAGACGAGCAGAAACGTGTTTTCATAGACGGAGACGATCTGCATCCGCAGGCTAATATTAATAAAATGAGCAAGGGGATACCGCTAACCGATGCAGACCGGCAGGGATGGTTGGATACTATTGTAACCGGGGCAAAGACAATGATCAGGAGGGGGAAGGCCGGCGTTATGACCTGTTCAGCTTTGAAGCGCCAATACCGCGACCGGCTCCGGTCTGGTATCAGTTCAGTCAAATTTTTGTATCTTAAAGCTTCTTACGAAAAAGTATCACAACAGTCAGGGGCAAGACAAGGACATTTCATGCCGGTAAGTTTATTAAGGAGCCAGTTTGATTTGCTGCAGGAGCCGGATGAAACGGAGGAGGACGTGATTACTGTTGAAGTACAGGAAAGCCTCGAGGCGACGATAGCCATAGCTTTGAAAGAGCTGGTTTATAAATAA
- a CDS encoding SusC/RagA family TonB-linked outer membrane protein → MTKQTLLRVWAFLLLFNILVVPDLYAQQEITITGIVKDPLNAPMIGVSIENLRSKQAVISGENGVFSIQAAKSDSLIATFVGYKDYRWMFNDRIDIQIVMEATSNNMDGVVIVGFGQQKKISLVGAQSTVDMEDIKIPVANLSAALSGRIAGLIGVQRTGLPGSNGADLWIRGISTFGNNSSSPLVVVDGVIGRDINAFDPEDIASFSILKDASATAVYGIAGANGVILITTKKGRPTKPVLMFNYTQGFNSFTKLPELTDGITYMQLRNEAQIASGLLPEYSQAYIDSTIAGNQPYVFPNVDWMSTIFGKSSQNRRANFSARGGADNANYYVGLAYYEENSLLKLDELQSYNADARFRRINFTSNVNMNWTKSTKFELGIQGYVTNTNMPGTGPQDAFARVMQTNPVLYPVMYPGNLLPAVNQSTDAQPNPWGLITQRGYVNTASNQLYSNARITQDMGSIAKGLSATILYSFDVWNSHSISRTRDRSAYQIDRGNPYLPNGSLNLTLVQNGSDDLSYSRSNGANRRNYMEASVNYDRDIINDKNHITAMILYNQREDIGAFANDLTSSLPTRSRGLVGRATYAFDNRYFGEFNFGYNGSENFAPENRYGFFPSFGVGYVVSNEKFFEPFKEAITFLKLRYSNGVIGSGSGGRRFGFLTIVNGSASGFTFGNGNGNVSYGGTAISEYGSMVRWSEVHKQNFGVEIKTLNNKISLTADFFNDKRTGIFLQRSVLPDYIGINSNPYGNLGSMTNKGFDFTFETTPLTIGQTYWDFRANVTYNRDMIIENDQPRQPFPYMERRGFSSLSRYGYVALGLFESEEDIKNSPIQRTGAVRVGDIKYKDINGDGVVDANDVTRIGNGDVPNLIFGASFNVTWKQFYLGAFFQGTDGADRMLGGDGILPFNNSTGPERSNLFALAADRWSPENPNQNAFYPRLGYGNVVNQNNSVASTWWVKDMDFVRLKTIDLGYNFHKGFLSNLGLKNGRIYLQGVNIFYWSKFKLWDPELNTNNGASYPNIRTVSVGIQANF, encoded by the coding sequence ATGACAAAACAAACACTGCTGAGAGTGTGGGCCTTCCTGCTTTTGTTCAACATTCTGGTAGTACCAGATTTGTATGCGCAACAGGAAATTACTATAACGGGAATAGTAAAAGATCCACTCAATGCCCCGATGATTGGTGTATCTATTGAAAACTTAAGATCCAAACAAGCCGTTATCTCGGGCGAAAATGGAGTTTTTTCGATTCAGGCAGCGAAAAGCGATAGCCTGATAGCCACATTTGTGGGCTACAAAGATTACAGATGGATGTTTAACGACCGTATCGATATACAGATAGTAATGGAAGCTACGTCCAACAATATGGATGGTGTGGTGATCGTTGGTTTTGGTCAGCAAAAAAAGATCAGTCTGGTTGGAGCCCAGTCTACAGTTGACATGGAAGATATTAAGATACCTGTAGCCAACCTAAGTGCAGCACTTTCCGGAAGAATTGCTGGTTTGATCGGTGTACAGCGAACCGGGCTTCCGGGCTCCAACGGAGCTGATCTCTGGATCAGAGGTATTTCTACGTTTGGTAATAACTCCAGCAGCCCGTTGGTAGTGGTAGACGGAGTAATAGGAAGAGACATTAACGCATTTGACCCGGAAGACATTGCTTCCTTCTCAATCCTGAAAGATGCCTCGGCCACTGCAGTGTATGGTATTGCTGGAGCCAATGGTGTTATATTGATCACCACTAAAAAAGGCCGCCCCACCAAACCGGTCCTAATGTTCAATTATACACAAGGTTTTAACTCCTTTACCAAATTGCCTGAACTAACAGACGGTATTACCTATATGCAACTTAGAAATGAAGCACAGATAGCCAGCGGTTTGTTACCCGAATATTCCCAGGCATATATCGACAGCACAATTGCCGGCAATCAGCCATATGTATTCCCGAATGTAGACTGGATGAGTACTATATTTGGAAAAAGCTCTCAAAACAGACGCGCTAACTTCAGTGCCCGAGGAGGTGCAGACAATGCCAATTACTATGTAGGTTTGGCTTACTATGAAGAAAACAGTTTACTAAAGCTTGATGAGCTGCAGAGCTATAATGCCGATGCCCGTTTCAGGAGAATCAATTTCACTTCTAATGTAAACATGAACTGGACCAAGTCGACCAAATTTGAATTAGGTATTCAGGGTTATGTAACCAACACCAATATGCCTGGTACCGGCCCACAGGACGCATTTGCGCGAGTAATGCAAACCAACCCTGTTCTTTATCCGGTAATGTACCCGGGCAATCTATTACCAGCTGTTAACCAGTCTACCGACGCACAGCCTAACCCCTGGGGTTTGATCACTCAAAGAGGATATGTAAATACAGCCAGCAACCAGCTTTATTCCAATGCAAGGATCACACAGGATATGGGTAGTATTGCGAAAGGTTTATCAGCCACCATACTTTACTCCTTTGACGTATGGAATTCCCATTCTATCTCCCGAACCCGGGACAGGAGCGCTTATCAGATTGACAGAGGCAATCCTTATCTACCTAACGGAAGCCTGAATCTGACTTTAGTTCAAAATGGTTCTGATGATTTATCTTACTCCAGAAGTAACGGTGCCAACCGCCGCAACTACATGGAGGCTTCGGTAAACTATGATCGCGACATCATCAACGACAAGAACCACATCACCGCCATGATCCTTTATAATCAGCGTGAAGACATCGGTGCATTTGCTAATGACCTTACTTCCTCGCTGCCGACAAGAAGCCGTGGTTTGGTGGGGCGCGCCACTTATGCCTTTGACAACCGATATTTCGGAGAATTCAATTTCGGTTATAATGGCTCCGAGAATTTTGCGCCTGAAAACAGATATGGCTTCTTTCCTTCTTTTGGTGTCGGTTATGTGGTATCGAACGAAAAATTTTTCGAGCCGTTCAAAGAAGCGATCACCTTCCTGAAACTTCGTTATTCAAATGGCGTAATCGGCTCGGGCTCTGGGGGCAGAAGGTTTGGCTTCCTAACCATTGTTAACGGATCGGCATCCGGATTCACTTTTGGAAATGGTAATGGCAACGTGAGTTATGGAGGCACGGCAATATCTGAATACGGTTCAATGGTACGCTGGTCAGAAGTACACAAGCAGAACTTTGGTGTTGAAATCAAAACACTAAACAACAAGATCTCATTAACCGCAGATTTTTTCAACGATAAACGAACCGGTATCTTCCTGCAAAGAAGCGTACTGCCCGATTATATCGGTATCAACAGCAACCCTTATGGTAACCTTGGCTCAATGACTAATAAAGGATTTGATTTCACCTTTGAAACAACGCCTTTGACCATAGGCCAAACCTATTGGGATTTCAGGGCAAACGTAACCTATAATCGTGACATGATTATTGAGAACGATCAGCCACGTCAGCCCTTCCCTTATATGGAACGCAGAGGTTTCAGTTCTTTATCACGTTATGGCTATGTAGCCCTTGGTCTCTTCGAAAGTGAAGAAGATATCAAAAACAGTCCGATTCAGAGAACCGGCGCTGTGCGCGTGGGTGATATTAAATATAAAGACATCAACGGCGATGGAGTGGTGGATGCCAACGATGTAACCAGGATCGGAAATGGTGATGTACCCAATCTGATCTTCGGCGCCAGCTTCAATGTAACCTGGAAACAATTTTATCTTGGTGCATTCTTCCAGGGTACTGATGGCGCCGACAGAATGCTTGGCGGCGACGGTATACTGCCTTTCAACAACAGTACCGGGCCAGAGCGTAGCAACCTGTTTGCACTTGCGGCAGACAGATGGTCTCCGGAGAATCCTAATCAGAACGCATTTTATCCACGACTTGGTTATGGTAATGTTGTAAATCAGAATAACTCGGTTGCCAGTACCTGGTGGGTAAAAGATATGGACTTTGTTCGTTTAAAAACAATTGACCTTGGATACAATTTCCACAAAGGATTTCTTTCCAACCTTGGTTTGAAAAATGGCAGGATTTACTTGCAGGGCGTAAACATTTTCTACTGGAGCAAATTCAAACTATGGGATCCGGAACTTAATACAAACAATGGTGCAAGCTATCCTAATATCAGAACTGTATCTGTAGGTATCCAAGCCAATTTTTAA
- a CDS encoding BT_3987 domain-containing protein: MNFLRHTIKCAAGLLAVGIAIIACNKPDEITVPFEGTIYMPQAFAEKSAITLILADSAEKIAFGGAYAGLGFPNSDIPLNFELKPSLVSTYNASNGTSYRLLPDSAYTIQGLSSVIPSGKTTSNPLTLSVASKKLSRDFQYILPIELMSAGGSKIDSARKIAYIRIENIIRKETDITQLAKLSVSQEHRDGPGAGEASSKLVDGSVDTKFLLHSFPANFWAQLSFETAKVVGAYTMTSANDQESRDPKNWRFQGSNDGTNWIDLDVQTDILFTDYKQTKRFEFDNNTPYKHYRLRIEALRSNPIGGLFQLAEWRLITFK; encoded by the coding sequence ATGAATTTTCTACGTCATACTATAAAATGCGCGGCCGGATTACTTGCAGTTGGCATTGCCATCATCGCCTGTAACAAGCCCGATGAGATCACAGTTCCTTTTGAAGGCACGATTTACATGCCGCAGGCTTTTGCCGAAAAAAGCGCTATTACCTTAATCCTTGCAGACTCTGCAGAGAAGATCGCCTTTGGAGGGGCCTATGCCGGACTTGGATTTCCTAACAGCGACATCCCGCTCAACTTTGAACTGAAACCCAGCCTGGTTAGCACGTATAATGCAAGCAATGGCACTTCCTACAGGCTCTTGCCAGATTCAGCCTATACCATACAGGGACTTAGTTCGGTGATACCGTCTGGCAAAACAACGTCCAATCCCCTGACCCTGTCAGTAGCTTCTAAAAAGCTATCGAGAGACTTTCAGTATATCCTGCCAATTGAATTAATGTCGGCGGGGGGATCTAAGATCGATTCAGCCAGGAAGATCGCTTATATACGCATCGAGAACATTATTCGTAAAGAAACAGATATCACACAGCTTGCAAAGCTTTCCGTTTCCCAGGAACACAGAGATGGCCCGGGCGCCGGTGAAGCTTCATCGAAGCTGGTAGACGGCAGCGTAGACACTAAGTTTCTTCTCCACTCGTTCCCTGCCAATTTCTGGGCGCAACTTAGTTTCGAAACTGCAAAAGTAGTAGGTGCCTATACAATGACTTCAGCAAATGACCAGGAATCCAGGGATCCCAAAAACTGGAGATTCCAGGGATCCAATGACGGTACAAACTGGATCGATCTCGACGTTCAGACGGATATTCTTTTCACAGATTATAAACAAACCAAGCGATTCGAATTTGATAACAACACCCCCTACAAGCATTACCGTTTGCGGATAGAGGCCCTACGCTCTAATCCTATCGGCGGTCTGTTCCAGTTGGCTGAGTGGAGACTGATTACGTTTAAATAA
- a CDS encoding sensor histidine kinase: MSSSLFSIRFIAIASFVILAVVQYFLVYNTFELKNDKFFLAEAAQIKGDYSNAIRNDKVFPGGQAIIDSFLNRNMYELERRYKSGRADFSILGQKVVDSIAANLRTRSNIDSLMTAIIKENKLEDDLIWLSTVDHISVTFNGQQYVTLYDKSQMYKGLDSAFQNKGIVVSGSLHNTGPSNLVSNITISTPTAYSNRIGFSLYTDTPHRTQAIITRMLPTFLLSLFSILSLATIFYITFRNWSKQKKLAEMKSDFVNSINHEFQTPLSAIIVANKTLEKDQVKDDKEMVASLTGVIGRQAERLNGLFRQVIDITMMNESTLQKEPVVIEELLKEVVDDYMIQADNNKVEIAFKETDMPGHLVLLDRFWVTTMIINIIENGIKYNTSAIKRISIFTTESEKLLTVHIVDNGVGIPAGEFKNIFDKFYRTTKSIENKAVKGLGLGLYYTKLCIEAHRWQLHVDTVEKSGTDFSIVIPL, encoded by the coding sequence ATGTCATCTTCTTTATTCAGCATAAGATTTATAGCCATCGCGAGTTTTGTAATACTGGCTGTAGTGCAATATTTTTTAGTGTATAATACTTTTGAGCTAAAAAATGACAAGTTCTTTCTAGCGGAGGCTGCACAGATTAAAGGAGATTATAGCAACGCTATTCGTAACGATAAAGTGTTCCCGGGTGGACAAGCTATTATCGATAGTTTTTTAAACAGGAATATGTATGAACTGGAGCGCCGTTATAAATCAGGTCGGGCAGATTTTAGTATATTAGGTCAAAAAGTCGTTGATAGTATCGCAGCTAATTTAAGAACCCGTAGTAATATAGATAGCCTGATGACGGCAATCATAAAAGAGAATAAGCTGGAGGACGATTTGATATGGCTTTCTACCGTTGATCATATAAGTGTAACTTTTAATGGCCAGCAGTACGTAACACTTTATGATAAATCCCAGATGTATAAAGGTTTAGACAGTGCGTTCCAAAACAAGGGAATTGTCGTTAGCGGCTCTTTGCACAACACCGGTCCTTCCAATCTTGTTTCAAATATTACTATCAGTACACCTACCGCTTATTCCAACAGGATAGGTTTTTCGTTATATACCGACACGCCTCATCGTACACAGGCAATCATAACCCGCATGTTACCTACTTTTTTGTTGTCACTTTTTTCAATTCTTTCATTGGCCACCATTTTCTATATCACATTCAGAAACTGGTCAAAACAAAAAAAGCTCGCGGAAATGAAATCTGATTTTGTAAATAGTATTAACCATGAGTTTCAAACACCTTTATCGGCGATCATTGTGGCTAATAAAACTCTTGAGAAAGATCAGGTAAAGGATGATAAGGAAATGGTGGCTTCATTGACCGGTGTAATTGGCCGGCAGGCCGAAAGGTTGAACGGGTTGTTTCGCCAGGTGATAGACATTACCATGATGAATGAATCTACCTTGCAGAAGGAGCCTGTTGTGATAGAAGAACTATTGAAGGAGGTGGTGGATGATTATATGATCCAGGCTGATAACAACAAAGTAGAAATAGCCTTTAAGGAGACCGATATGCCGGGGCATTTGGTTTTGCTGGATCGGTTTTGGGTAACCACCATGATTATAAATATCATCGAAAATGGTATTAAATACAATACCAGCGCTATTAAGCGCATCAGTATCTTTACAACTGAAAGCGAAAAATTGCTTACCGTTCATATTGTGGACAACGGGGTTGGAATACCTGCGGGGGAGTTTAAAAATATTTTTGATAAATTTTACCGAACCACCAAGTCCATAGAGAATAAAGCGGTAAAGGGATTGGGGCTGGGACTTTATTACACGAAGCTATGTATAGAGGCGCACCGCTGGCAGCTACATGTGGATACGGTTGAAAAATCGGGAACAGACTTTAGTATTGTAATTCCCCTGTAG
- a CDS encoding discoidin/SUN/FTP domain-containing protein, whose amino-acid sequence MTTRLSIYFIAFIMFFYSCSEKTIPSTSAATATVTADTSFYPPYTWQEHWFDHRQLIKRVYFNNNVAVYFDDDVSREKTSWLFGLVDSAWAYTKKEYGSFGNSDTTNRLFAIFHTNKYGGGHPGTYLASRHDFRNVIDLGAGANAWTNQTDWELSATIHEISHIVEGASKGVKESPAFDIWGDSKWAEIYVYDIYDYLGRKDIQKRVFDECMEKTDAYPRANTAWFRNWFFPIYEQYGKVKVLNRFFDLLAAHFPKRQETNGTLTYERRLNMGEFIHFWSGAAGADLSIRAQLAFGEKDRSGADWWPQLEKAKSDFSEITYKADSTYGAIISKRALLEVSKENENGPNGKEGSSKLTDLDNNSKFFVKGFSPGFSIQQTPANSTAVNAYLLTSGNDVPARDPKAWVLEGSQDKLTWTVLDNKTNQSFTYRNEIKIFNFPNKVTYKHYRLRITEAAGSPDIQLSEWQLLRK is encoded by the coding sequence ATGACAACGCGTCTATCTATCTATTTCATTGCATTCATAATGTTCTTTTACAGCTGCAGTGAGAAAACCATTCCTTCGACATCGGCAGCGACGGCAACAGTGACAGCTGATACTTCCTTTTATCCTCCTTACACCTGGCAGGAACACTGGTTCGACCACCGGCAGCTGATCAAAAGGGTATACTTCAATAATAATGTAGCAGTATATTTTGATGATGATGTAAGCCGTGAAAAAACCAGCTGGCTCTTTGGCCTGGTAGACAGCGCCTGGGCCTATACCAAAAAAGAATATGGCAGCTTTGGAAACAGTGACACGACCAACCGCCTATTCGCTATCTTTCATACCAACAAATATGGTGGCGGGCACCCGGGTACCTACCTGGCATCACGACATGATTTCCGCAATGTAATTGACCTGGGTGCGGGAGCTAATGCCTGGACGAACCAAACAGACTGGGAACTAAGCGCTACCATACACGAGATCTCGCATATAGTGGAGGGAGCTTCGAAAGGAGTAAAGGAGTCCCCGGCATTTGATATCTGGGGAGACAGCAAATGGGCTGAAATTTATGTGTATGACATTTACGATTACCTGGGAAGAAAAGACATCCAAAAACGAGTATTTGATGAATGTATGGAGAAAACAGACGCTTATCCCCGGGCCAACACCGCCTGGTTCAGAAATTGGTTTTTCCCTATTTATGAACAATATGGTAAAGTGAAAGTTTTAAACCGTTTTTTTGACCTGCTGGCTGCGCATTTTCCTAAAAGGCAGGAAACTAATGGCACTCTAACTTATGAAAGAAGATTGAATATGGGAGAATTCATTCATTTCTGGAGCGGCGCGGCAGGAGCAGATCTTTCCATTCGAGCGCAACTAGCTTTTGGAGAGAAAGACAGATCGGGGGCGGATTGGTGGCCTCAACTTGAAAAAGCAAAAAGCGATTTCAGCGAAATTACCTATAAAGCCGATTCAACATATGGAGCCATTATTTCAAAACGAGCTTTGCTGGAAGTCAGTAAAGAAAACGAAAACGGGCCCAACGGTAAGGAAGGCTCCTCTAAACTGACTGACCTGGACAATAACAGTAAATTTTTCGTAAAAGGTTTTTCTCCCGGCTTCTCTATCCAGCAAACACCTGCTAACTCAACTGCTGTTAACGCCTATCTACTTACTTCGGGGAACGATGTACCAGCGCGGGATCCTAAAGCCTGGGTATTGGAAGGTTCGCAAGACAAATTGACCTGGACGGTATTGGATAACAAAACAAATCAATCCTTTACTTACAGGAACGAGATCAAAATTTTTAACTTTCCCAATAAAGTCACCTATAAGCACTATCGCCTTCGTATTACCGAAGCCGCCGGCAGCCCTGATATTCAGCTCTCTGAATGGCAATTATTGCGTAAATAA
- a CDS encoding RagB/SusD family nutrient uptake outer membrane protein, protein MKKLIYVLAAGLLITAPSCSKYLDQVPDNILTEEDIFKSKSRTDNFLANIYFALPNELAQRYTATENSGPWSTASDEAKYNWPFNYGNNLNSSVWANTDGNVAHYWREYYRAIRNATFFMQNIDNANEAEINVSLKRSYKAEARALRAFFYFQIVRMYGPCIILGDELLDFEAPLESLKLSRSPMDECINFIVSEFDAAAEGLGTEPLNGEWGRCTKGMVKAYKAEALLLAASPLFNGNSAYAALKNTDGTQLISQTYDANKWKIAADAHKAFLDEFVPGTYNLYTETNSDPFIQAYLSTRNVMSNNWNKEWIFARSNSGNWTQYDRTPKHVGFPSGAQGGGALGVTQKMVDTYFMANGLPITASGSGYTETGFSSFKAPYDVAARNTFNQWINREPRFYVGVTYNNSYWLNQLSNPTPIITNMEFNGNSGRSQSTSDVTPTGYIVRKNVILNGNARGALLLRLANIYLNYAEALNESSPGNADILHYLNLIRTRAGIPVYGSANIPVPASQAAMREAIRHERMVELAFENVRYFDTRRWLIAEQANSGAFYGMDLSKTGNAFYQKVVLENRIFRDRDYLWPIPNNEVLKNEKLVQNTGW, encoded by the coding sequence ATGAAAAAACTCATATACGTTCTCGCTGCAGGCCTGCTTATCACGGCACCTTCCTGCAGTAAGTACCTCGATCAGGTACCGGACAATATTCTCACAGAGGAAGACATTTTTAAATCAAAATCAAGAACAGATAATTTCCTCGCCAATATATACTTTGCTTTACCCAATGAACTGGCGCAGCGCTATACCGCGACCGAAAATTCGGGCCCTTGGAGTACAGCCTCCGACGAAGCGAAGTATAACTGGCCATTTAACTATGGTAACAATTTAAATTCGAGCGTGTGGGCCAATACCGATGGCAATGTGGCACATTACTGGCGTGAATACTACAGGGCTATTCGTAATGCAACTTTTTTTATGCAAAACATTGATAATGCTAATGAAGCAGAAATTAATGTTTCGCTGAAAAGGAGCTACAAGGCTGAAGCCCGTGCGCTACGCGCCTTTTTCTACTTCCAGATTGTTCGCATGTATGGCCCGTGTATTATACTGGGTGACGAGTTGCTTGATTTTGAAGCCCCCCTTGAAAGCCTGAAACTTAGCCGCAGTCCTATGGACGAGTGTATCAACTTCATTGTGTCGGAGTTTGACGCGGCGGCAGAAGGTCTTGGCACCGAACCGCTTAACGGAGAATGGGGGCGCTGTACAAAGGGTATGGTAAAAGCCTATAAAGCAGAAGCGCTCTTACTGGCAGCCAGTCCTTTGTTTAACGGAAATTCGGCCTACGCAGCATTAAAAAATACTGATGGCACGCAACTGATTAGCCAGACCTACGATGCCAATAAATGGAAGATCGCGGCTGACGCTCACAAGGCATTCCTCGACGAATTCGTTCCGGGCACTTACAATCTTTACACGGAAACCAACAGCGATCCGTTTATCCAGGCTTACCTGTCAACACGCAACGTAATGAGCAATAACTGGAACAAGGAGTGGATCTTTGCAAGATCGAATTCAGGCAACTGGACTCAGTACGACCGTACTCCCAAGCATGTAGGTTTTCCTTCAGGCGCACAAGGAGGTGGTGCACTGGGTGTAACGCAGAAAATGGTAGATACCTACTTTATGGCCAATGGTTTGCCAATCACTGCGTCTGGTTCAGGATATACCGAAACCGGATTCAGCAGCTTCAAAGCCCCCTATGATGTGGCGGCCAGAAACACTTTCAACCAATGGATCAACCGGGAGCCAAGATTTTATGTGGGTGTTACCTACAACAACAGCTACTGGTTGAATCAACTGTCTAATCCTACCCCAATTATTACTAATATGGAGTTCAATGGTAATTCAGGACGCTCTCAAAGCACTTCTGATGTAACCCCAACAGGATACATAGTGAGAAAGAATGTGATACTGAATGGCAATGCCAGAGGGGCTCTCCTGCTTCGCCTGGCTAATATTTACCTAAACTATGCTGAAGCCCTGAACGAATCCAGTCCGGGTAACGCGGATATTCTTCACTACCTCAATCTGATCAGAACAAGAGCGGGCATACCCGTGTATGGCTCAGCCAATATTCCCGTACCTGCTTCGCAGGCAGCAATGCGGGAGGCTATCAGGCACGAACGCATGGTTGAACTGGCTTTCGAAAATGTACGCTACTTCGATACCCGCAGGTGGCTGATTGCAGAACAGGCTAACAGCGGCGCATTCTACGGGATGGATTTGTCAAAAACCGGAAATGCTTTTTACCAGAAGGTGGTTCTCGAGAACAGGATATTCCGCGACAGGGACTATTTGTGGCCCATACCCAACAACGAAGTTTTAAAAAATGAGAAACTGGTACAAAATACCGGTTGGTAA